The following are from one region of the Treponema denticola genome:
- a CDS encoding carbohydrate ABC transporter permease, which produces MKKALYIAAISVIILGALLSLIPFIWMLVTSLNDSAAIYKLPPQFILSKYHWENYKFVFEKVPFRAYFFNSLFVSFMVTIGTLITTILAAFAFTHIKFKGRGLLFVLIVSTMMIPSEVLLTSNFVTLTKLKLINTLHALYIPWIASAFSIFMLRQYFLDIPKELYYSAKIDGCSDFKYLWKIAVPYLKPALISIALLRIINSWNEFLWPLLMINQPEKRTLPVGLTTFMTEAGPNYNYLMAYSSMVIVPVIIVYLVLQKHLIESFSKNGIKG; this is translated from the coding sequence ATGAAAAAAGCTTTATATATTGCGGCTATTTCGGTTATCATCTTGGGCGCTCTTCTTTCATTAATCCCGTTTATTTGGATGCTTGTTACTTCCTTAAATGATTCTGCGGCTATTTACAAATTACCTCCTCAATTTATTTTGTCAAAATATCATTGGGAAAATTATAAATTTGTTTTTGAAAAAGTTCCCTTCAGGGCTTATTTTTTTAACAGCCTCTTTGTTTCTTTTATGGTAACTATAGGAACTTTGATTACCACGATTCTAGCAGCCTTTGCATTTACTCATATTAAATTTAAAGGACGAGGCCTTCTCTTTGTTCTTATAGTATCTACGATGATGATTCCGAGTGAGGTATTACTGACATCCAATTTTGTTACTCTTACAAAATTAAAATTGATAAATACTCTTCATGCCTTATATATTCCTTGGATTGCATCGGCCTTTTCTATTTTTATGCTCAGACAATATTTTTTGGATATACCTAAAGAGCTTTATTATTCTGCAAAGATAGACGGCTGCAGCGATTTTAAATATCTGTGGAAGATTGCCGTGCCGTACTTAAAGCCGGCCCTAATCAGCATAGCCCTTTTAAGAATAATAAATAGCTGGAACGAATTTTTATGGCCTCTTTTAATGATAAATCAACCTGAAAAACGGACTCTTCCGGTAGGCTTAACTACATTTATGACTGAAGCAGGGCCTAATTATAATTATTTGATGGCATATTCATCGATGGTGATTGTGCCTGTTATTATTGTATACTTGGTTTTGCAAAAACACTTGATAGAGAGTTTTAGCAAAAATGGTATAAAAGGATAG
- a CDS encoding carbohydrate ABC transporter permease has protein sequence MKKSNSVSAYLYLLPALLILSTFSLYPAIKVFLMSFYTRYNYFKHIAYEYGFENYTSLFNDPQFILASLNTLKFVSIIVPFSLSLSILVSVFLVKNTKINSLIRNIYFLPFITSTVAVAVVFRWIFHSRFGLLNYLLSLIGIDAVSWLTDPDYSMTALIILCIWKTLGYNILIILTGLRNIPEEYYAAAKLDGASGIKIFFAITLPLLFPMIFFVFITSLIGSFKTFSEVYALFHRSAGPVDSCLTIVYYIYDKLVNQFSYGVSAAASFILFLLILGLTVLGFFVSKLINKRLGLGGLRS, from the coding sequence ATGAAAAAATCTAATTCCGTATCGGCTTATTTGTATTTACTTCCGGCCTTACTCATTCTTTCAACCTTCAGCTTATATCCTGCCATTAAAGTTTTTTTAATGAGCTTTTATACCCGCTATAATTATTTTAAGCATATAGCCTATGAATACGGATTTGAAAATTATACCTCTCTTTTTAATGACCCGCAGTTCATTCTAGCTAGTTTAAATACTTTAAAATTTGTTTCAATTATAGTTCCGTTTTCTTTGAGCCTTTCTATTTTAGTTTCGGTATTTTTGGTTAAAAATACAAAGATAAATTCATTGATTCGCAATATTTATTTTCTGCCGTTTATTACAAGCACGGTTGCAGTAGCAGTTGTCTTTAGATGGATTTTTCATTCACGCTTCGGCCTTTTAAACTATCTTTTAAGTTTGATAGGCATTGATGCTGTGAGTTGGCTGACCGATCCCGATTATTCTATGACGGCACTTATAATCTTATGTATTTGGAAAACATTAGGATACAATATTTTAATTATTTTAACGGGTTTGCGTAATATCCCTGAAGAGTATTATGCTGCCGCAAAATTGGATGGAGCTTCAGGTATAAAAATATTTTTTGCAATTACATTGCCTCTTCTTTTTCCGATGATATTCTTTGTTTTTATTACTTCCCTCATAGGATCCTTTAAAACCTTTTCCGAAGTTTATGCTTTGTTCCATCGCTCTGCAGGGCCTGTCGATTCGTGTTTGACCATTGTATATTATATTTACGATAAACTTGTAAATCAATTTTCTTACGGAGTATCTGCTGCGGCCTCCTTTATTCTGTTTCTTTTAATTTTAGGTTTAACTGTCTTAGGTTTTTTTGTAAGTAAACTTATTAACAAGCGTCTAGGTTTGGGAGGCCTTAGATCATGA
- a CDS encoding ABC transporter ATP-binding protein has protein sequence MKITLKNLTKSFEESNDFAVKDVNLTIEDGELVSFLGPSGCGKTTILKMIAGLLEQTEGTIFFDDKDIGKIPVDKRNIGMVFQNYALYPHMTAFDNIAFPLKIKKIPKAEIKERVNKIAAFLEIQNLLTKKPGALSGGEQQRVAIGRALIKNPDVLLMDEPLSNLDKKLRVQTREEIKRIQKELGVTTIFVTHDQEEASAISDKILLLKKGEVQQFGTPNEIYREPVNLFAAKFIGMIEINIFEACIEDKILKIKDLSCNISIDGNVEDMKNIFIAIRPEDIRINNEKPDFYASISLMENMGKDVILTCLCANKELKLYVSPELNLHTGEKIGLEFLKNKILMFDENGDRVLPDCRIE, from the coding sequence ATGAAAATAACACTAAAAAATTTAACAAAAAGCTTTGAGGAAAGCAATGATTTTGCCGTAAAAGATGTAAACCTCACAATAGAAGACGGAGAGCTTGTTTCTTTTTTGGGCCCTTCGGGCTGCGGAAAAACTACCATATTAAAAATGATAGCCGGCCTTCTTGAGCAGACGGAAGGAACTATTTTCTTTGATGATAAAGATATCGGTAAAATTCCTGTTGATAAGCGTAACATCGGTATGGTTTTTCAAAACTATGCTCTTTATCCTCACATGACGGCTTTTGATAATATAGCCTTCCCCTTAAAAATAAAAAAGATACCTAAGGCCGAAATTAAAGAGAGAGTCAATAAGATTGCGGCTTTTTTGGAGATTCAAAATTTATTAACAAAAAAACCGGGAGCCCTTTCAGGTGGAGAGCAGCAGAGGGTTGCAATAGGCCGGGCCTTGATAAAAAATCCTGATGTGCTCTTGATGGATGAGCCCTTATCCAATCTCGATAAAAAATTGCGAGTTCAAACGAGAGAAGAAATTAAACGGATACAAAAAGAGCTTGGAGTAACTACAATCTTTGTTACTCATGATCAAGAAGAAGCTTCCGCTATTTCGGACAAAATTCTCCTGCTTAAAAAAGGAGAGGTACAGCAGTTCGGAACGCCTAATGAAATATACAGAGAACCTGTCAATCTATTTGCCGCTAAATTTATCGGAATGATAGAGATAAATATTTTTGAAGCCTGCATAGAAGATAAAATTTTAAAGATAAAGGACCTCAGCTGTAATATTTCCATAGACGGTAATGTTGAGGATATGAAAAATATTTTTATTGCAATAAGACCTGAAGATATCCGCATAAATAATGAAAAGCCCGATTTTTATGCGTCGATATCTTTAATGGAAAATATGGGAAAGGATGTAATCCTAACCTGTCTATGTGCCAATAAGGAATTGAAGTTATATGTTTCACCCGAATTAAATTTACATACCGGCGAAAAAATAGGTTTGGAATTTTTAAAAAATAAAATTCTTATGTTTGATGAAAACGGAGATAGAGTTTTACCGGATTGCAGGATTGAATAA
- a CDS encoding ABC transporter substrate-binding protein gives MKKNIFAALFLLLASTLVFAAGSSEKESKDLSGKTLNVVATSAYKELFDAFTAKTNVKVEFLSMSSGEVLARTRAEGKSMADVWFGGGLDAFMAAKTDGLLENYVSPNSKDIPARYKDPDGAWIAKGITVVGFIGNKDVLAEKKLPMPKTWAELADPKYKGEVIMSDPSISGTSYGAVKGLLDLFGEEKGWAYWEKLNANIPFLGKRGKDPQEKTAQGEFAVGIIPADGKAFKLADDKNLTVVYPEDGIPWVPEGTAIFKSCPNLDAAKAFIDFMLTKEAQEIIARLDGKDSAQIVKPGIKGLSLGLPKDKLIKEDLSSFGKDRQRILDKFSSLRPKN, from the coding sequence ATGAAAAAAAATATTTTTGCTGCACTATTTTTATTGCTTGCAAGCACCCTTGTGTTTGCAGCCGGTTCTTCCGAAAAAGAATCAAAGGATCTTTCGGGAAAAACATTGAATGTGGTTGCAACAAGTGCTTACAAGGAACTCTTTGATGCATTTACTGCAAAGACAAACGTAAAGGTTGAATTTCTTTCGATGTCGAGCGGAGAAGTTTTGGCAAGAACAAGGGCAGAAGGAAAATCTATGGCCGATGTTTGGTTCGGAGGCGGACTTGATGCTTTTATGGCAGCAAAGACCGACGGACTTTTGGAAAACTATGTTTCTCCCAACTCAAAAGATATCCCGGCTCGATATAAGGACCCTGACGGAGCTTGGATTGCAAAAGGAATTACCGTTGTAGGCTTTATCGGAAATAAGGATGTCTTAGCCGAGAAAAAACTTCCCATGCCCAAAACCTGGGCAGAGCTTGCCGATCCCAAATATAAGGGAGAAGTTATTATGAGCGATCCTTCAATTTCAGGTACAAGCTATGGAGCAGTAAAAGGCCTGCTCGATCTTTTCGGTGAAGAAAAAGGCTGGGCTTATTGGGAAAAGTTAAACGCAAATATTCCTTTTTTGGGAAAGAGAGGAAAGGATCCGCAAGAAAAAACAGCTCAAGGCGAATTTGCAGTGGGCATTATTCCTGCCGACGGAAAGGCTTTTAAACTTGCCGACGATAAAAACCTAACTGTAGTATATCCCGAAGACGGAATTCCGTGGGTACCGGAAGGAACTGCTATCTTTAAATCATGTCCGAATCTTGATGCGGCAAAAGCTTTTATCGACTTTATGCTTACAAAAGAAGCTCAGGAAATTATCGCAAGGCTTGACGGAAAAGATTCCGCTCAGATTGTAAAGCCGGGTATTAAGGGGCTTTCATTAGGCTTGCCGAAAGATAAGCTTATAAAGGAAGATTTAAGCAGCTTCGGAAAAGACAGACAAAGAATCTTAGATAAATTTTCTTCGCTAAGGCCGAAAAACTAA
- a CDS encoding ATP-binding cassette domain-containing protein — protein sequence MHRRKVFYKKICFYDLWIFILLGLQNLLIYFEPIMVKQFIDKLFNLPNIKLSDYLFLIIFFCCDFIFCILSISVLTRLLEKIYYFISDTVFYKYQTEKPAKSISYSSGEIITLLNNDINSFFAYITQFYPKLIVEILFVTFALRYIKIESLNIFLLCIIASFTNIIIALVISKKNSVLSKISREKLKEKQDFIVYIHERYSYIYANKHNEYMQKEFGVLNKGFYSISAQAARAEQFGKNILRLITILTQVIAAFFFVIENKSAAPSIGGFLAIQLMIGNIFAPVSNILNSIILISSKRASIQRIFLFLNGYKENTAENGILFSKSEYELYFNKPAFYLIEGANGIGKSSLLKNFAGILNIKINTQEESKTILRKDNTNSSVSYHSPEALIISGTVLENIMLSSNIDKDLIINYKNEKIQDIVKQLGGFKRKFDWASENLSSGEKLLIELLRIEFSDKDIYLIDEISAHLDIKNEKNLIDILFDKVEKDKIVFYISHNESEKQYIKTKNCVSIILTDKIYNVY from the coding sequence ATGCATCGAAGAAAGGTATTTTATAAAAAAATATGTTTTTATGATCTATGGATATTTATCCTATTAGGTTTGCAAAATTTACTTATTTATTTTGAACCTATTATGGTTAAACAATTTATAGATAAACTGTTTAATTTGCCGAATATTAAATTATCTGATTATCTCTTTCTCATAATTTTTTTCTGTTGTGATTTTATCTTTTGTATATTGTCTATTTCGGTTTTAACTCGTTTACTTGAAAAAATATATTATTTTATATCCGATACGGTATTTTATAAATATCAAACGGAGAAACCTGCCAAAAGTATAAGTTATTCATCGGGAGAAATTATTACACTTTTAAATAATGATATAAATTCTTTTTTCGCATATATAACGCAATTTTATCCTAAGTTAATTGTAGAAATTTTATTTGTAACTTTTGCTTTACGCTATATTAAAATAGAATCTTTAAATATATTTTTATTATGTATAATAGCTTCTTTTACAAATATTATAATAGCCTTGGTTATTTCAAAAAAGAATTCGGTACTTAGTAAAATAAGCAGAGAGAAATTAAAAGAAAAACAGGATTTTATTGTTTATATCCATGAGCGATATTCTTATATTTATGCAAATAAACACAATGAATATATGCAAAAAGAATTCGGTGTGCTTAATAAGGGCTTTTATAGTATTTCTGCACAAGCTGCAAGGGCCGAACAATTTGGAAAAAATATTTTAAGACTTATTACCATCCTTACACAAGTAATTGCAGCCTTCTTTTTTGTGATTGAAAACAAATCTGCCGCTCCTTCAATAGGCGGCTTTTTAGCTATTCAATTGATGATTGGCAATATCTTTGCTCCCGTTTCAAATATCTTGAATTCCATTATTCTTATAAGCTCAAAAAGAGCCTCAATACAAAGAATCTTTTTATTTTTAAATGGGTATAAAGAAAATACGGCTGAAAACGGCATTTTATTTTCAAAAAGTGAATATGAACTCTATTTTAATAAGCCTGCATTTTATTTAATTGAAGGGGCTAACGGAATAGGTAAATCAAGTTTGCTTAAAAATTTTGCAGGAATTCTAAATATAAAAATAAATACGCAGGAAGAAAGTAAAACGATTCTCCGTAAGGATAATACAAATTCTTCTGTTTCGTATCATAGTCCTGAAGCCTTAATTATTTCGGGAACGGTTTTGGAAAATATTATGTTATCCTCTAATATTGATAAAGATTTAATAATTAATTATAAAAATGAAAAAATACAGGATATAGTAAAACAATTGGGAGGCTTTAAAAGAAAATTTGACTGGGCTTCAGAAAATTTGAGTTCCGGTGAAAAGTTATTAATTGAACTATTGCGTATTGAATTCTCTGATAAAGATATTTATCTTATTGATGAAATCTCCGCTCATTTGGATATTAAAAATGAAAAAAACCTCATCGATATACTTTTTGATAAGGTTGAAAAAGATAAAATCGTTTTTTATATCTCTCATAATGAAAGTGAAAAACAATATATCAAAACTAAGAATTGTGTTTCGATTATTTTAACAGATAAAATTTATAATGTATACTAA
- a CDS encoding GIY-YIG nuclease family protein, producing MIVKAIELRNKENLQKIKKLPGYYKWWAKRTELDVILTELNVKFDDVKSSIETKSGMFCIYVGIAVNEPVVDRLNWHVNDKHTESSVKYGTLSTLRQSIASIVAHNQYDKEATDNFIDKLEVEYFFNDNPIKSTDAKNELTDIERRLLQEHLRVLNIRDNNHPCAKEIKKELKRLRKISKNTAIA from the coding sequence ATGATAGTAAAAGCTATAGAATTAAGAAATAAAGAAAATTTACAAAAAATAAAAAAACTGCCTGGATATTATAAATGGTGGGCAAAACGAACTGAATTGGATGTTATCTTAACCGAACTTAATGTCAAATTTGATGATGTAAAATCATCAATTGAAACAAAGTCCGGAATGTTTTGCATATATGTCGGTATTGCCGTAAACGAACCTGTTGTAGACAGATTGAATTGGCATGTCAATGATAAACATACGGAAAGCAGTGTAAAATATGGAACATTATCAACGCTTAGACAAAGTATAGCCAGTATAGTTGCTCATAATCAGTATGATAAAGAAGCTACGGATAATTTTATTGATAAATTGGAAGTGGAATATTTTTTCAATGATAATCCGATAAAATCTACTGATGCAAAAAATGAGTTGACCGATATTGAAAGACGGTTATTACAAGAACATTTGAGAGTTTTAAATATTAGGGATAACAACCATCCTTGTGCAAAAGAAATAAAAAAAGAATTAAAACGGCTTAGAAAAATAAGTAAAAATACGGCTATAGCTTGA
- a CDS encoding DUF6884 domain-containing protein: protein MGKIIGLIACSSTKLGKESPAKKYLAKDIYKGHTFILSKEEGLKKYKCEEWYILSGKYGLLDKDEYISYYNLYLGKQSAEYKKKWAEDVLNKLKSKYDLKNDIFYIFGGKSYYEHLMPHLNCVVFRYKNSNCIDLDKKNEYRNGKPHDSKSYRIKK from the coding sequence ATGGGTAAAATAATTGGGCTAATTGCTTGCAGCAGTACTAAATTGGGGAAAGAAAGCCCTGCAAAAAAATATTTGGCGAAAGATATATATAAGGGGCACACTTTTATTCTTTCAAAAGAAGAGGGATTAAAAAAGTACAAATGTGAAGAATGGTATATTCTATCAGGAAAATACGGACTATTAGATAAAGATGAATATATTTCATATTATAATCTTTATTTGGGAAAACAATCGGCAGAATATAAAAAGAAATGGGCGGAAGATGTGTTGAATAAATTAAAATCAAAGTATGATTTAAAAAACGATATATTCTATATTTTTGGCGGTAAATCATACTATGAGCATTTAATGCCTCATTTAAACTGTGTTGTTTTTAGGTATAAAAATAGTAATTGTATTGATTTGGATAAAAAAAACGAATATAGGAATGGAAAGCCTCATGATAGTAAAAGCTATAGAATTAAGAAATAA
- a CDS encoding ABC transporter permease, with translation MKQQLKKNYNGLIDYILILSLILSIFIFIAMPFFYVFKESLVINGSLSFELFEDVFKNHLHLLKNSLSVGFYTTVLTAIAGISTALFSYLMPKKIKRLIFLILAVTMISPPFVTALSYINLFGRRGLVSYYLLGISKSPYGITGIVLMQSLSNFSLAALILIGFLNNLDRSQLDSARNLGAKTNRLIIDIILPFLFPAIKSVMLLTFLRSLSDFGTPVIIGGSFNVLATESYFAVIAQGNLGKASAINVLLLIPAIIIFILYQKSFKNISISSHGTASSEIEIKRQGILFYLISIIAVFFLLWISIQYSSIILSAFTKMKKGKMIFTFANILETRDHITSTVIRSIAYSLIAAVGGSIIGLLIAYYKQIRKIKIMQAVDFAATLPYIIPGTFFGLGYLLAFNSKPLMLTGTTAIVVLNILFKQLPFSTKIGNASMEEINIDTLNSIRDLGGKRINEITDAVIPLSKNALGVSFINGFTTTMTTIGSIIFLVYPSQKVLTLVMFDVIQSGYYETGSVIALLIIIICLIVNLIYFLVLKKK, from the coding sequence ATGAAACAACAGCTTAAAAAAAATTATAACGGCCTCATCGACTATATCCTCATACTAAGCTTAATTTTAAGTATTTTTATATTTATAGCTATGCCTTTTTTTTATGTATTTAAAGAAAGCCTTGTTATAAACGGAAGCCTTAGCTTTGAGCTTTTTGAAGATGTGTTTAAAAATCATCTTCATCTTTTAAAAAATTCCTTATCGGTAGGATTTTATACGACGGTTTTAACGGCAATCGCAGGGATAAGCACGGCCTTGTTTTCTTATCTGATGCCTAAAAAAATAAAACGCCTGATTTTTTTAATTTTAGCTGTAACGATGATAAGCCCGCCCTTTGTAACAGCCCTCAGTTATATAAACCTTTTTGGAAGGAGGGGGCTTGTTTCTTATTATCTTTTAGGTATTTCAAAAAGTCCATACGGAATTACCGGCATTGTGCTGATGCAGTCTTTAAGTAATTTTTCTTTAGCGGCTTTAATCTTAATCGGGTTTTTAAATAATTTGGATAGATCTCAATTGGATAGTGCCCGCAACCTCGGAGCAAAGACAAACCGCCTGATTATCGATATAATTCTTCCCTTTCTTTTTCCTGCTATCAAATCGGTTATGCTCTTAACTTTTTTGCGAAGTTTGTCGGATTTCGGAACGCCCGTAATCATAGGAGGCTCTTTTAATGTGCTTGCAACCGAAAGCTATTTTGCAGTAATAGCTCAAGGCAATTTGGGAAAGGCTTCCGCAATAAATGTGCTTCTTTTAATTCCTGCAATTATTATTTTTATTCTTTATCAAAAAAGTTTTAAAAATATTTCCATATCTTCACACGGTACGGCCTCCTCTGAGATTGAAATAAAAAGACAGGGAATTCTTTTTTATCTTATAAGCATAATTGCCGTTTTCTTTTTATTATGGATAAGCATTCAATATTCTTCTATTATATTATCCGCATTTACAAAAATGAAAAAGGGGAAAATGATTTTCACCTTTGCAAATATTTTAGAAACAAGAGATCATATCACAAGCACGGTTATAAGGAGCATAGCCTACAGTCTTATCGCTGCAGTCGGAGGCAGCATAATCGGTTTGCTAATCGCTTATTATAAACAAATAAGAAAAATAAAGATAATGCAGGCTGTAGATTTTGCCGCAACTCTTCCCTATATAATTCCGGGAACATTTTTCGGGCTCGGTTATTTATTGGCCTTTAATTCAAAACCCTTAATGCTTACAGGAACGACAGCAATAGTTGTTTTAAATATACTATTTAAACAGCTGCCATTTTCTACAAAGATAGGGAATGCGTCAATGGAAGAAATCAATATCGACACTTTAAATTCAATCAGAGATTTAGGCGGTAAAAGAATAAATGAAATCACCGATGCCGTTATTCCTTTAAGTAAAAATGCTTTGGGCGTTTCTTTTATCAACGGATTTACAACGACTATGACTACAATAGGTTCAATTATTTTTTTGGTATACCCAAGTCAAAAAGTTTTAACCCTTGTTATGTTCGATGTAATTCAAAGCGGTTATTATGAAACAGGCTCGGTAATTGCCTTGCTTATAATTATAATTTGTTTAATTGTAAATTTAATTTACTTTTTAGTTTTAAAGAAAAAATAA
- a CDS encoding ABC transporter ATP-binding protein — MYLELTNLTKTYKEKNAVKNISFNLEKGKLLCLLGPSGCGKSTVLKSIGGFLKPDSGKIILDGKEITNDPPENRNVSTVFQSYGLFPHMNVLSNIIYGLKFKKMPKAERVEAGMKMIKTMGLSGYEKKHISELSGGEQQRVALARSLIIRPKLLLLDEPLSNLDAKLRINMRKEIKQIQKEFNITTIFVTHDQSEAFEIADKIILMNNGEIIQEGTAESLYNQPASEFALDFIGANNKIENSYIRPEKIKVFTSLPEEDTKDFKEAQIINIIFKGEIIELFLKTKEKELKAIVLNNDCNYKKDERVYIKYNRENLN; from the coding sequence ATGTATTTGGAATTAACAAACCTAACAAAAACATATAAAGAAAAAAATGCGGTAAAAAATATAAGCTTTAATCTTGAAAAAGGAAAACTCCTTTGTCTTTTAGGACCGTCCGGCTGCGGAAAAAGTACGGTATTAAAATCGATAGGAGGTTTTTTAAAACCTGACAGCGGAAAGATAATTCTTGACGGCAAAGAAATTACAAATGACCCGCCTGAAAATAGAAATGTTTCTACCGTTTTTCAATCCTATGGACTTTTTCCTCACATGAATGTTTTATCGAATATTATTTACGGTTTAAAATTTAAAAAGATGCCTAAGGCTGAACGAGTTGAAGCCGGAATGAAGATGATAAAAACAATGGGCTTATCGGGTTATGAAAAAAAACATATAAGCGAACTTTCAGGCGGGGAACAGCAGAGAGTTGCTCTTGCACGCAGTTTGATTATAAGGCCCAAACTTCTTTTGTTGGACGAACCTTTAAGCAATTTGGATGCAAAGCTTAGAATCAATATGCGTAAAGAGATAAAACAAATTCAAAAAGAATTTAATATCACTACAATTTTTGTTACCCATGATCAAAGCGAAGCATTTGAAATTGCCGATAAAATTATTTTGATGAACAATGGAGAAATTATTCAGGAAGGAACAGCTGAATCTCTTTATAATCAACCTGCAAGCGAATTTGCTCTTGACTTTATCGGTGCAAACAATAAAATAGAAAATTCATATATCAGGCCTGAAAAGATAAAAGTATTTACATCATTACCGGAAGAAGATACAAAAGATTTTAAAGAAGCCCAAATTATCAATATTATTTTTAAGGGCGAAATAATAGAACTATTTCTTAAAACTAAAGAAAAAGAATTAAAGGCCATTGTTTTAAACAATGACTGCAATTACAAAAAAGATGAAAGAGTTTACATCAAATACAATAGGGAGAATTTAAATTGA
- a CDS encoding glycosyltransferase family 4 protein, producing the protein MKILHCLAQLPMKTGSGVYFSTLVEGMIKKGHENAVLYGTQLPFAEKTFNESLPDKLQRSVKEYPIKFLSDYVQGEKTVFNADIPFPIAGMSDIMPYTSTVYSEMNDEMYQKWISVFEKTLLRAREEFNPDVIISHHLFILTSLVKKIFSGKKIIGISHGTDIRQIKKNLWIKTRYIQNLDKLDLYFTVSPKDINEVQTIFSAPPKKIKLAGGGFNPDIFNDKDRHIFDGTFKLCYAGKISDSKGVFELAKTLPLILKKYPNTELTLIGNASEEQKAALLKNANYSENLKIVNASSQICMCKILKQNDIFILPSYYEALGLVAVEALACGLFTVTTEIEGLINLLGEKINTSGIIEFVKLPRIYDVDKAYEEDKPAFVEALAEKIMLQMERLKSQEDFYSPVSAEIKKHSWDSIIDRVEEMISGI; encoded by the coding sequence TTGAAGATACTTCACTGCCTTGCACAATTACCGATGAAAACAGGAAGCGGGGTTTATTTTAGTACCCTCGTCGAAGGAATGATAAAAAAAGGACATGAAAATGCGGTTCTTTACGGTACACAGCTTCCCTTTGCCGAAAAAACTTTTAATGAATCTTTACCCGATAAATTACAGAGAAGCGTAAAAGAATATCCCATCAAATTTTTATCCGATTATGTACAAGGAGAAAAAACCGTTTTTAATGCAGACATCCCTTTCCCGATTGCAGGAATGAGCGACATAATGCCCTATACCTCAACCGTTTATTCCGAAATGAATGATGAGATGTATCAAAAATGGATTTCTGTTTTTGAAAAAACTCTTCTCCGTGCAAGAGAAGAATTTAATCCCGATGTCATTATAAGTCATCATCTTTTTATTTTAACCTCTTTGGTAAAAAAAATATTTTCCGGCAAAAAAATAATAGGTATAAGTCACGGTACGGATATAAGGCAGATTAAAAAAAATCTTTGGATAAAGACACGGTACATACAAAACTTGGACAAGCTCGATTTATATTTTACCGTAAGCCCTAAGGATATTAACGAAGTGCAAACTATTTTTTCAGCACCGCCTAAAAAAATTAAATTGGCAGGAGGAGGCTTTAACCCCGACATTTTTAACGATAAGGATAGACATATCTTTGACGGAACATTTAAACTTTGCTATGCAGGAAAGATATCCGATTCAAAGGGAGTGTTTGAACTTGCAAAAACTCTTCCGCTTATTTTAAAAAAATATCCTAATACGGAACTGACCTTGATAGGAAATGCAAGTGAAGAACAAAAAGCAGCTCTTTTAAAAAACGCAAACTACAGTGAAAATTTAAAAATAGTAAATGCTTCATCTCAAATATGTATGTGTAAAATTTTAAAACAAAACGATATTTTTATTTTGCCTTCGTACTATGAAGCCTTAGGTCTTGTCGCCGTTGAAGCCTTAGCCTGCGGCCTTTTTACAGTTACCACAGAAATTGAAGGACTTATAAACCTCCTCGGCGAAAAAATCAACACAAGCGGCATTATCGAATTTGTCAAACTTCCCCGCATTTACGATGTGGACAAGGCCTACGAAGAAGATAAGCCCGCCTTTGTCGAAGCCCTTGCCGAAAAAATCATGCTTCAAATGGAAAGACTTAAATCTCAAGAGGATTTTTATTCCCCTGTTTCGGCAGAAATAAAAAAACATTCTTGGGACAGCATTATCGATAGGGTTGAAGAAATGATATCGGGTATTTAA